From Coffea arabica cultivar ET-39 chromosome 9c, Coffea Arabica ET-39 HiFi, whole genome shotgun sequence, one genomic window encodes:
- the LOC140014375 gene encoding uncharacterized protein has translation METLTIEEKVKNAEILIDQKNEARFEIVERLEKSEFDRFHILTELEGLALVIENFAVNIKEPIQYLQGAVDEYKAAEEFTNQINSLFHRLKSGRNTLTEEKQIFRKIKCAQEQKDKYSAYLEAKTWSHWRFPKVLLNSKESVQSHLDRLYNELEGGSKQQKACYSRIHQLKKRLPAVERDISYLQKKLEKIDCERGELYEHLQELRTCLENYS, from the exons ATGGAGACGCTGACGATTGAAGAAAAGGTTAAAAATGCAGAAATTTTGATTGATCAGAAGAATGAAGCTCGGTTTGAGATTGTTGAAAGACTAGAGAAGAGCGAG TTTGATCGGTTTCATATCCTCACCGAATTAGAAGGCCTGGCGCTcgtaattgaaaattttgctgTAAACATTAAAGAACCAATTCAATATTTACAAGGAGCTGTAGATGAGTATAAAGCTGCAGAAGAATTTACAAACCAG ATTAACAGCTTATTTCATCGGCTCAAAAGTGGGAGAAACACCTTAACTGAGGAGAAACAAAtctttagaaaaatcaaatgCGCTCAAGAACAAAAAGATAAGTATTCTGCATATCTTGAAGCCAAAACTTGGAGTCACTGGCGTTTCCCAAAAGTCCTTTTAAACTCCAAGGAATCGGTCCAAAGTCACTTGGAT CGACTGTACAATGAACTTGAAGGAGGAAGCAAGCAACAGAAGGCATGTTATTCTAGGATTCACCAACTTAAGAAAAGATTACCGGCTGTTGAGAGAGATATTAGTTATTTGCAGAAAAAGCTGGAAAAAATAGATTGCGAAAGAGGCGAGTTGTATGAGCATCTTCAAGAACTCAGAACTTGTCTCGAAAACTATTCTTGA
- the LOC113708524 gene encoding uncharacterized protein translates to MVPPPYLIPPPAFPQTAGLLVFWVMEILNLEEKVKSAEALIHQKNEARLEIVQRLQKREFDRFHIRTQLENLSLYHGHYKVDAIRYLQGALDEYDHVDEFTKQIKCSFHRLKCGRNSLAEEKQILREIKCAQEQKEKSCANLEAKSWGHWQLGEVLLNSKESIKSQLDRLYNELEGESKQQKAYYSKIKGLQKRLPPVEREISSLEKKLEKIDCERKELYEHLEQLRGCVDACSGL, encoded by the exons ATGGTTCCACCACCATATTTGATCCCACCACCTGCTTTCCCTCAG ACAGCAGGCTTATTGGTATTTTGGGTCATGGAGATTTTGAATCTTGAAGAAAAAGTTAAAAGTGCAGAAGCTTTGATTCATCAGAAGAATGAAGCTCGACTTGAGATTGTTCAGAGATTACAGAAGAGAGAG TTTGATCGATTCCATATTCGAACACAATTAGAGAACCTATCTCTGTACCATGGACACTACAAAGTTGATGCGATTCGATATTTACAGGGAGCTCTAGATGAGTATGATCATGTCGATGAATTTACAAAGCAG attaagtgctcgtttcaTCGGCTTAAATGTGGGAGAAACTCCTTAGCAGAGGAGAAACAAATCCTCAGAGAAATCAAGTGTGCacaagaacaaaaagaaaagtcatGCGCAAATCTTGAAGCCAAAAGTTGGGGTCACTGGCAATTAGGAGAGGTGCTTTTGAACTCAAAGGAATCGATCAAAAGTCAATTGGAT CGGCTGTACAATGAACTTGAAGGAGAAAGCAAGCAACAGAAGGCGTATTATTCAAAGATTAAGGGGCTTCAGAAAAGATTGCCTCCTGTCGAAAGAGAGATTAGTTCTTTGGaaaaaaaactggaaaaaataGATTGCGAAAGAAAGGAATTGTATGAGCatcttgaacaacttagagGTTGTGTCGACGCCTGTTCTGGATTATGA